From a single Anaerolineales bacterium genomic region:
- a CDS encoding SMC family ATPase — protein MIPLQLRISGFLSYRDPAELDFDSINLACISGHNGAGKSSLLDAFTWSLFGEARGRGADVINLNQDVKAAEVALTFAYEGNVYRVQRTLPRGKSTVLEFQVLDGGEKAEGGTWRPLTEKTTRETQARIEQTLQLDYETFINASFFLQGKADQFTQKKASERKSILGTILGLEIWDTYKERTAERRKSIERDVDEIDGRIAEIDAELAEEDERRRRLDELEGTLKQLSAARAAQESTLETIKKNAAVLNEQRKLLETLERALEKSRASLAGLESRLAEKESELTSYADLVTRAKEIESAHKAWQKARADVEKMNQVAAQFREHDEKRQPLLREIEVEKVKLEQEAGELDRKRKAVGDQLGDVEQFQGQLEAAQTSLQEAESRVNERVELETSRNEARERQAALKVENETLRVQMEELKRRIDALKVADGAECPLCGQPLSEAHRKSTLGQLEAEGKTKGDLFRANTAEAKVLENQIADYASRIAQLSNADADRLRFSNSISQLTTQLETVQKQNTEWEKTGAKRLKEIEKILESGKYASEAQKALKLLDKELAKLGYDVSAHEAKRADELELREIEDDYRRLDSAREVSKRIEGEIKELGEERRKKKEEVGEQEKSYDEAVARLAESEAGVPSLNEAESKLFELREEENRVRDEAGAARQRVDVLSTLRQRKMDYGTQREELNQSILRHKSLERAFGKDGVPALLIEQALPQIEQKANDLLDRLSDGQMSIRFVTQAEYKDKKRDDLKETLDIQISDASGTRDYEMYSGGEAFRVNFAIRLALSEILAQRKGARLQTLVIDEGFGSQDVQGRQRLIEAINAVKNDFEKIFIITHLDELKDVFPNRIEIEKTERGSTVRVV, from the coding sequence ATGATTCCACTTCAGCTTCGTATTTCAGGATTTTTATCGTATCGCGATCCCGCCGAACTGGATTTTGATTCGATCAACCTTGCCTGCATCTCGGGTCATAACGGCGCGGGGAAGTCATCGCTGTTGGATGCTTTCACTTGGTCATTGTTTGGCGAGGCGCGCGGCAGGGGCGCGGACGTGATCAATTTGAATCAGGATGTGAAGGCGGCAGAAGTCGCATTGACATTCGCGTACGAGGGCAATGTCTATCGCGTGCAGAGGACTCTGCCGAGGGGGAAGAGTACGGTGCTGGAGTTTCAGGTTTTGGACGGGGGAGAGAAGGCGGAAGGCGGGACATGGCGTCCGCTGACGGAGAAGACGACGCGCGAGACTCAGGCGCGCATCGAGCAGACACTTCAACTGGATTACGAGACGTTCATCAACGCTTCGTTCTTTTTGCAGGGCAAAGCGGATCAGTTCACGCAGAAGAAAGCCAGTGAACGCAAGTCGATTCTGGGCACGATCCTTGGTTTGGAGATTTGGGATACCTACAAGGAACGGACTGCCGAAAGGCGCAAGTCCATTGAGCGCGATGTGGACGAAATTGACGGTCGCATTGCAGAGATCGACGCGGAATTGGCGGAAGAGGACGAGCGAAGGCGCCGGCTGGATGAACTGGAGGGGACGTTGAAGCAGTTGTCGGCGGCGAGGGCGGCGCAGGAGTCCACGCTGGAAACTATCAAAAAGAATGCGGCTGTCTTGAACGAACAACGCAAGTTGTTGGAGACGCTTGAAAGAGCGTTGGAAAAATCCCGCGCGTCGCTGGCGGGGTTGGAAAGCAGGCTTGCGGAAAAGGAATCCGAACTGACATCGTATGCCGACCTGGTGACCCGCGCGAAGGAGATCGAATCTGCGCACAAGGCGTGGCAGAAGGCGCGCGCGGACGTGGAGAAGATGAATCAGGTTGCGGCGCAGTTCCGCGAGCATGATGAGAAACGCCAACCGCTGTTGCGTGAGATCGAGGTGGAGAAGGTGAAGTTGGAGCAGGAGGCGGGGGAACTGGATAGAAAGAGGAAAGCGGTTGGTGATCAGTTGGGAGATGTGGAGCAGTTTCAAGGTCAGTTGGAGGCGGCGCAGACGTCACTGCAAGAGGCGGAAAGCCGCGTCAATGAGCGCGTCGAGTTGGAGACATCCCGTAATGAGGCGCGTGAGCGGCAGGCGGCATTGAAGGTGGAGAACGAAACGTTGCGCGTTCAAATGGAGGAGTTGAAGCGCCGCATCGACGCGTTGAAAGTGGCGGATGGCGCGGAATGTCCGTTGTGCGGACAGCCGCTGAGCGAAGCGCATCGCAAGTCCACGCTCGGGCAGTTGGAAGCCGAGGGAAAAACAAAAGGTGATTTGTTTCGCGCAAATACAGCCGAAGCAAAAGTTCTCGAAAACCAAATCGCGGATTACGCGTCCCGCATCGCGCAGTTATCGAATGCCGATGCCGATCGCCTGCGATTCTCCAATTCCATTTCGCAATTGACCACGCAACTGGAAACAGTTCAAAAACAAAATACGGAATGGGAAAAGACAGGCGCAAAGCGTTTGAAGGAAATCGAAAAGATTCTGGAAAGCGGCAAGTATGCGAGTGAGGCGCAAAAAGCGCTCAAATTGCTTGATAAAGAACTCGCCAAGCTCGGCTATGACGTGTCTGCGCATGAAGCCAAACGCGCCGATGAACTCGAACTGCGCGAGATCGAAGATGATTACCGAAGACTTGATTCCGCGCGCGAAGTGAGTAAAAGAATTGAAGGCGAGATCAAGGAGTTGGGCGAGGAAAGACGAAAGAAGAAAGAGGAAGTGGGCGAGCAGGAAAAAAGTTACGACGAAGCCGTCGCCAGACTGGCGGAATCCGAAGCGGGCGTGCCAAGCCTAAACGAAGCAGAAAGCAAATTGTTCGAACTGCGCGAAGAAGAGAACCGCGTCCGTGATGAGGCGGGAGCGGCGCGTCAGCGCGTGGATGTCTTGTCCACACTGCGCCAGCGCAAAATGGATTACGGAACTCAGCGTGAAGAATTGAATCAAAGCATCCTGCGCCACAAGTCGCTGGAACGCGCTTTCGGCAAGGATGGTGTTCCAGCCCTGCTCATCGAGCAGGCGCTCCCGCAGATCGAGCAAAAAGCCAATGATTTACTTGACCGCTTGAGTGATGGACAAATGTCGATTCGGTTTGTCACGCAAGCGGAATACAAAGACAAAAAACGCGACGACCTGAAGGAAACGCTCGATATTCAGATCAGCGATGCATCCGGCACGCGCGATTATGAAATGTATTCGGGCGGCGAAGCCTTCCGCGTCAACTTTGCGATTCGGCTCGCGCTCTCCGAGATCCTTGCGCAGCGCAAGGGCGCGCGCCTGCAAACGCTGGTCATTGACGAAGGCTTTGGCTCGCAGGATGTGCAGGGTCGCCAGCGGCTCATCGAAGCCATCAACGCGGTCAAGAATGATTTCGAAAAAATATTCATCATCACGCATCTCGATGAACTCAAGGATGTCTTCCCGAACCGCATCGAGATCGAAAAGACCGAGCGGGGCAGCACGGTCCGCGTTGTGTAG
- the nrfH gene encoding cytochrome c nitrite reductase small subunit, giving the protein MSKIPIIAIAAAVLALGYFALISDAAAYGGSAPETCANCHAMDAQYENWYHGGHSNWAKCTDCHLPHDNIVVYYAEKGRQGAKDTYAFVTGHIPELMRAEEKTKEIVQENCIHCHQNAVADIMMGEQEFDRYCWDCHRHSAHGERGGSSSPYQDSYLYPTK; this is encoded by the coding sequence ATGTCTAAAATTCCAATCATTGCCATTGCAGCAGCAGTCCTTGCGCTGGGTTATTTTGCGTTGATATCGGATGCCGCTGCGTATGGGGGGAGCGCGCCGGAGACTTGTGCCAATTGTCATGCGATGGATGCGCAGTATGAAAATTGGTATCACGGCGGTCACTCGAATTGGGCAAAGTGCACCGATTGTCATCTGCCGCACGATAATATCGTGGTGTATTATGCCGAGAAGGGACGCCAGGGGGCGAAGGATACGTATGCCTTCGTGACGGGGCATATTCCCGAGTTGATGCGCGCCGAGGAAAAGACCAAGGAGATCGTGCAGGAGAACTGCATCCATTGCCATCAGAATGCGGTGGCAGATATTATGATGGGGGAGCAGGAGTTTGACCGGTACTGCTGGGATTGTCACCGCCATTCGGCACATGGTGAGCGCGGTGGTTCCAGTTCGCCCTATCAAGACTCATATCTTTATCCGACCAAATAA
- a CDS encoding ammonia-forming cytochrome c nitrite reductase subunit c552, which produces MKKYTTLILSGLVVVLAAVLIGVLTYVRNHPVQQRAVEPLVAIAPMEPDSSVWGVNFPNQYDTFMKTKTNNLDTVYAGSSAFSWLERDPRQVILFGGYPFSVDYNDDRGHANALQDVEETKRLNLDVSNPARTPGTCYSCKSSDNPGLWDRLGMEAYDAMSFVELGEHISEPIGCANCHDAETMRLIVTNPALEEALERQGKDWRTFTRQEMRTVVCANCHVEYYFAGEGKYLTFPWDKGTKVEEMIQYYEEVGFKDWTYPETDTPMLKAQHPEFEFFTAGSTHYNAGVSCSDCHMPYVRDGAAKFSTHDVKSPLLNPEPACGQCHTNVEYVVNRVHQIQKQVAETKIATEDAIIDAINAIKLAAANPAADQELLDQARKLHRESQFMWDYISAENSTGFHNPEYALEVLAKSTNLARQAQMLAAQSVNDMSLLATGTYYSNP; this is translated from the coding sequence ATGAAAAAATATACTACTCTGATACTGTCTGGTTTGGTGGTCGTTCTTGCTGCTGTGTTGATCGGCGTTTTGACGTATGTCCGTAATCACCCGGTCCAGCAGCGCGCAGTCGAGCCGTTGGTGGCGATCGCGCCTATGGAGCCGGACTCGTCTGTGTGGGGCGTGAACTTCCCCAACCAATATGATACGTTCATGAAGACGAAGACCAATAATCTGGATACGGTGTACGCCGGTTCTTCGGCATTTTCATGGCTGGAGCGCGACCCGCGTCAGGTCATCCTGTTTGGCGGGTACCCGTTCAGCGTGGATTACAATGATGACCGTGGTCACGCCAATGCCTTGCAGGACGTGGAGGAAACCAAGCGCCTCAACCTGGATGTGAGCAATCCTGCCCGCACCCCGGGCACATGCTACTCCTGTAAATCGTCCGACAACCCCGGTTTGTGGGACCGCCTCGGCATGGAAGCGTACGATGCCATGTCCTTTGTGGAACTTGGCGAGCACATCTCCGAGCCGATCGGTTGTGCCAACTGTCACGACGCTGAAACGATGCGGCTGATCGTCACCAACCCCGCGTTGGAGGAAGCGCTCGAACGTCAGGGTAAGGATTGGCGCACTTTCACCCGTCAGGAAATGCGGACAGTCGTCTGCGCGAACTGCCACGTCGAATACTATTTTGCGGGCGAAGGCAAATACCTGACCTTCCCATGGGACAAGGGTACCAAGGTCGAGGAAATGATCCAGTATTACGAGGAAGTGGGCTTCAAGGATTGGACCTACCCCGAAACGGATACGCCCATGCTCAAGGCACAGCATCCTGAATTCGAATTCTTTACCGCGGGCAGCACCCACTACAATGCGGGCGTCTCCTGCTCGGACTGCCACATGCCCTACGTTCGTGACGGCGCTGCGAAGTTCTCCACGCATGATGTGAAGAGTCCGCTGCTCAACCCCGAGCCAGCCTGCGGACAATGTCACACCAATGTCGAGTATGTGGTGAACCGCGTCCATCAGATCCAGAAGCAGGTTGCAGAAACGAAGATCGCAACCGAGGACGCCATCATTGACGCCATCAATGCCATCAAACTTGCCGCCGCGAACCCTGCCGCCGACCAGGAACTGCTCGATCAGGCGCGCAAACTTCATCGCGAATCGCAGTTCATGTGGGATTACATCTCAGCCGAGAACAGCACGGGCTTCCATAATCCCGAATACGCGCTGGAGGTCTTAGCCAAGTCCACGAATTTGGCGAGACAGGCGCAGATGCTGGCGGCGCAGTCGGTCAATGACATGTCGCTGCTTGCAACCGGCACGTACTATTCCAATCCGTAA
- a CDS encoding glycosyltransferase, which produces MTYLIISTLLCIAGLIVVYWVHNQYYLDIVVTPAPLPADVPLISVCIPARNEERNIRRCVESALGQDYPKLEVIVLDDRSTDATPTLLQEIGSRDSRLIPIHGSDLPAGWAGKPHALHQAAASARGKWLCFVDADTFLASNALSSVLAKARETEADMFTVMTRQILGSFWEKVVMPLVMTALSVGFSPRKVNDPRRRDAIANGQFIFIKRSVYDAVGGHESVKDQIVEDKAISEQVKWNGYRLVVADGSQVVSTRMYTSLAEMWEGWTKNIYLGLRDHPSMLLLGAFGATLALIAALFLPVWPILGIIWYVNGGGWMAIGVLLQSLLVWGALIFARANVAHGMGISRWYSLTTPLGAGVFAAMMLTSAWKVISGRGVTWRGRTYRPSV; this is translated from the coding sequence ATGACCTATCTCATCATTTCCACTCTGCTGTGCATTGCGGGGTTGATCGTCGTTTATTGGGTTCACAACCAGTATTATCTCGACATCGTTGTCACACCTGCGCCGCTGCCCGCAGATGTGCCGCTCATTTCGGTCTGCATCCCTGCGCGCAACGAAGAGCGTAACATCCGCCGCTGCGTCGAATCTGCGCTAGGGCAGGACTATCCGAAGCTCGAAGTCATTGTTTTGGATGATCGCTCCACCGATGCGACTCCGACTCTATTGCAGGAGATCGGGTCCCGCGACTCTCGTCTCATTCCAATCCACGGCTCGGACTTACCCGCAGGCTGGGCGGGTAAACCCCATGCCTTGCACCAGGCTGCGGCATCCGCCCGCGGCAAGTGGCTGTGCTTCGTGGATGCGGACACTTTCCTTGCGTCGAATGCGCTTTCGTCTGTGTTGGCAAAGGCTCGGGAAACAGAAGCAGATATGTTCACGGTCATGACGCGTCAGATCCTTGGCTCGTTTTGGGAGAAGGTTGTCATGCCGCTGGTGATGACCGCGCTCTCGGTGGGCTTCTCTCCGCGCAAGGTCAATGATCCCAGGCGCCGCGATGCCATCGCCAACGGGCAGTTTATTTTCATCAAGCGTTCGGTCTACGATGCGGTTGGCGGGCATGAAAGCGTCAAAGACCAGATCGTGGAAGATAAAGCCATCTCCGAACAGGTGAAATGGAATGGCTATCGGCTCGTCGTGGCGGACGGCTCGCAGGTGGTCAGCACGCGCATGTACACGTCGCTGGCGGAGATGTGGGAAGGCTGGACGAAGAATATCTATCTCGGCTTGCGTGACCATCCATCCATGCTTCTGCTGGGGGCTTTCGGCGCGACGCTGGCGTTGATCGCGGCTCTGTTTTTACCCGTCTGGCCTATTCTCGGAATCATTTGGTATGTCAATGGCGGCGGGTGGATGGCGATTGGCGTCCTTTTGCAATCCCTGCTGGTTTGGGGCGCGTTGATTTTTGCGCGGGCGAACGTTGCACATGGAATGGGCATTTCCCGCTGGTATTCTCTGACCACTCCGCTTGGCGCGGGCGTGTTCGCCGCCATGATGCTCACTTCTGCGTGGAAGGTCATTTCGGGGCGGGGAGTGACTTGGCGCGGCAGGACATACCGCCCAAGTGTGTGA
- a CDS encoding Crp/Fnr family transcriptional regulator translates to MKFIESNQKQKIKVLRGNEYFDDLPEPMLKDIAEHMHMREYQRGEVLFWEGDPCDGLFIVEQGSAKIFRLSPQGRQYIVRILQEGDTFAEVPAFDEGTNPVNVEALETTRMWVINSKKLHELVMAHPMFAQKVLVNFGRMLRGMVRMVSEMAFYQVTHRLARLIAEMPQDKSAPHWTQEQLAARLGTVREVVARSMKELERSGAIRVEDKRIQIMNREVFDQWAQPN, encoded by the coding sequence ATGAAATTCATCGAGTCAAACCAAAAACAAAAGATAAAGGTCCTGCGCGGGAACGAATATTTCGACGATCTTCCCGAGCCCATGCTAAAGGACATCGCAGAGCACATGCACATGCGCGAGTATCAGCGCGGGGAAGTCTTGTTCTGGGAGGGCGATCCCTGCGACGGCTTGTTCATCGTCGAACAGGGCAGCGCCAAAATCTTTCGCCTCTCGCCTCAGGGACGGCAGTACATCGTCCGCATCCTTCAAGAAGGCGACACCTTTGCCGAGGTCCCTGCATTTGACGAAGGGACGAATCCCGTCAACGTGGAGGCGCTGGAAACCACCCGCATGTGGGTGATCAACAGCAAAAAATTGCACGAATTGGTGATGGCGCACCCGATGTTCGCGCAAAAGGTGCTGGTCAATTTCGGGCGGATGCTGCGCGGAATGGTACGCATGGTGAGCGAAATGGCGTTCTATCAGGTGACACACCGGCTTGCGCGCCTGATCGCGGAGATGCCTCAGGACAAGTCCGCGCCGCACTGGACGCAGGAACAACTTGCGGCGAGGCTGGGAACCGTGCGCGAGGTAGTCGCCCGCTCGATGAAGGAACTGGAGCGCAGCGGCGCGATCCGCGTGGAGGATAAACGCATCCAGATCATGAACAGGGAAGTGTTCGATCAGTGGGCTCAGCCGAATTAA
- a CDS encoding copper chaperone PCu(A)C, whose protein sequence is MKKIVLFVLAGMLLLSACGMQMNDAVEAKDAWARTGMMGGNSAAYMMLVNGTGQDVELIGASSDAADAVEVHLSQMGADNVMQMIQQDAVEIPSRKMLELKPGSYHIMLIGLRQDLKVGESITVTLHFNGYADVTLTVPVQDAADMGGSGMDGHNMP, encoded by the coding sequence ATGAAAAAGATCGTACTGTTCGTTTTGGCGGGGATGTTGTTATTAAGTGCATGCGGCATGCAGATGAACGATGCCGTGGAAGCAAAGGATGCCTGGGCGCGGACCGGCATGATGGGCGGAAACAGCGCGGCGTACATGATGCTGGTCAACGGCACGGGGCAGGATGTGGAATTGATCGGCGCTTCTTCGGATGCCGCCGATGCGGTGGAAGTCCACTTGAGCCAGATGGGCGCGGACAATGTGATGCAGATGATTCAGCAGGATGCGGTGGAAATCCCCTCACGAAAAATGTTGGAACTTAAACCCGGAAGTTATCACATTATGTTGATCGGCTTGAGGCAGGATTTGAAGGTGGGGGAAAGCATTACGGTCACCCTGCATTTCAATGGGTATGCCGATGTGACCCTGACCGTCCCGGTGCAGGATGCGGCGGATATGGGCGGCTCCGGCATGGACGGTCACAATATGCCTTAA
- a CDS encoding DUF6174 domain-containing protein, whose product MKKLILFVLIFVLAACTAGAPSEFDRNAAKWKDAGVSHYSFSLFIGCFCPFAQDMPLNIEVKDGEVVSLTRFDGTPIDPTDPAYETYVSYATIDRIFLKLETALTEADDVIVAYESVYGYPANIAIDYIKEAIDDELSFQISNFVVLE is encoded by the coding sequence ATGAAAAAGCTAATTTTATTCGTACTGATCTTCGTTCTCGCCGCCTGCACCGCGGGCGCGCCATCTGAATTCGACCGGAATGCAGCCAAGTGGAAAGATGCCGGCGTCAGCCATTACAGTTTTAGTCTGTTCATCGGCTGTTTCTGCCCGTTCGCACAGGACATGCCCCTCAACATCGAAGTGAAAGATGGCGAAGTTGTTTCGTTGACCCGCTTTGATGGGACGCCGATCGACCCGACCGACCCTGCCTACGAGACCTACGTATCTTACGCGACGATCGACCGCATCTTCCTTAAGCTGGAAACTGCTCTAACCGAAGCGGACGACGTCATTGTGGCATACGAATCGGTGTACGGCTACCCCGCCAACATCGCCATTGATTACATCAAGGAAGCCATCGACGACGAACTGTCCTTTCAAATCTCCAACTTTGTTGTGTTGGAATAA
- the priA gene encoding primosomal protein N', translating into MFARLAVNIPAVSGIFDYTVPDELAPHVQAGCLVTAPFGNQTVQGVIIELTESSSIPNPKPILDLLDPAPLLTPPQIALALHLADSTLNPLAAIVGLMIPTGLSQQADVRYELRIAEYEDKASKVTTRILTLLKERGPLRGRQIDSHFAKVDWRKTANMLVKKGVLASRNVLPPPRVRPKHIRVAQLAVTPEAAQAEMEKLGSTKQTQARRESALRFLIQQPEAINLSWVYAQTGCNLADLQELEERGLIRLFENEIFRDPLERLENRELENGEPFALSPEQAIALTEIVNSITNHPTANLHYLLYGVTGSGKTEIYLRAAEETIKRGKQVIILVPEIALTPQAVRRFHSRFPGQVGLVHSKLSEGERYDTWRRARDGKLNVIIGARSALFSPLPNIGLIVVDECHDSSYYQSEPPYYNAVTAAQEYARLCGAVCVLGSATPKVEQRYLAETGQIRKLELPERVTDSVLPPVQVVDMREELKSGNRGIFSRGLAESLAEVIERGEQAIIFLNRRGTATYIFCRECGTTLKCPNCETPLTLHLENKEHLLCHRCGYTRQKPRACPACASTQIREYGLGSERVEAEVKAMFPQARTLRWDWDTTRQKDAHEIILTHFANHQADVLVGTQMLAKGLDLPLVTLVGIVLADVGLNLPDPFASEKVFQTLTQVAGRAGRSARGGKVVLQTFMPEHYAVQFAAGHDVDGFHQRELEYRRQLGYPPFAKLARLEYRDADPLKAEAEAHKLADRLKVRLEAEGRRQTEIIGPVPCFFAKENGEHRWQIILRGPDPASILRDARFADWRVEIDPISLL; encoded by the coding sequence ATGTTCGCCCGCCTCGCCGTCAACATCCCCGCCGTTTCAGGCATCTTCGATTACACCGTCCCCGACGAACTCGCCCCGCACGTTCAGGCGGGGTGTTTGGTCACTGCGCCGTTCGGGAATCAGACCGTGCAGGGCGTCATCATTGAACTGACCGAATCTTCCTCCATTCCGAATCCCAAACCAATCCTCGACCTGCTCGACCCTGCACCGCTTCTGACTCCGCCGCAAATTGCTCTTGCGCTTCATCTGGCAGACTCCACGCTGAATCCGCTCGCCGCGATCGTTGGGTTGATGATCCCGACAGGGTTGTCCCAACAAGCGGATGTACGTTACGAATTACGCATCGCAGAGTACGAAGATAAAGCATCAAAAGTCACGACCCGCATTCTCACACTTTTGAAGGAGCGCGGTCCCCTGCGCGGACGGCAGATCGACAGTCACTTCGCCAAAGTGGACTGGCGCAAGACTGCGAACATGCTGGTCAAAAAGGGCGTGCTGGCATCGCGGAACGTCCTGCCGCCGCCGAGGGTGAGACCAAAACACATTCGCGTTGCCCAGCTTGCAGTCACACCGGAAGCGGCGCAGGCAGAGATGGAAAAGCTCGGCTCCACAAAACAGACTCAGGCGCGGCGCGAGTCCGCGTTGCGGTTTCTCATCCAACAACCTGAAGCCATCAACCTCTCGTGGGTGTATGCGCAGACAGGTTGTAACCTCGCCGACTTGCAGGAGTTGGAAGAGCGCGGGTTGATACGCCTTTTCGAAAATGAAATATTCCGCGATCCATTGGAAAGGCTGGAGAATAGAGAACTGGAGAATGGAGAACCATTTGCGCTTTCCCCGGAACAAGCAATCGCGCTGACTGAAATCGTCAACTCGATCACCAATCATCCAACCGCCAACCTGCACTATCTGCTCTACGGCGTGACCGGCTCCGGTAAAACCGAGATCTACCTGCGCGCCGCGGAAGAAACGATCAAGCGCGGGAAACAAGTCATCATCCTTGTGCCGGAAATTGCCCTCACCCCGCAAGCCGTGCGGAGATTCCATTCGCGTTTTCCCGGACAGGTGGGATTGGTGCACTCGAAACTGTCCGAAGGCGAACGCTACGATACCTGGCGCCGCGCGCGGGACGGAAAGTTGAACGTCATCATCGGCGCGCGTTCGGCGTTGTTCTCTCCCCTGCCGAATATCGGCTTGATCGTCGTGGACGAATGCCATGATAGTTCGTACTATCAGAGTGAACCGCCGTATTACAACGCGGTGACCGCCGCGCAGGAATATGCGCGCCTTTGCGGCGCGGTCTGCGTGCTTGGTTCCGCCACTCCGAAAGTGGAACAACGCTATCTTGCGGAGACGGGACAGATCCGCAAATTGGAATTACCCGAGCGCGTGACGGATTCTGTCCTGCCACCGGTGCAGGTGGTAGATATGCGTGAAGAATTGAAGAGCGGTAATCGCGGAATCTTCTCACGCGGACTCGCCGAGTCGCTGGCGGAGGTGATCGAACGCGGCGAACAAGCCATCATCTTCCTCAACCGCCGCGGCACCGCAACGTATATCTTCTGCCGCGAGTGCGGGACGACGCTGAAATGTCCCAATTGCGAAACGCCGTTGACATTGCATTTGGAGAATAAGGAACATTTGCTTTGTCACCGATGCGGATACACACGCCAAAAACCGAGGGCTTGTCCCGCCTGCGCAAGCACGCAAATCCGCGAGTATGGGCTGGGAAGTGAAAGGGTGGAAGCGGAAGTCAAAGCCATGTTCCCGCAGGCGCGGACGCTGCGCTGGGATTGGGATACCACCCGCCAAAAGGACGCGCATGAGATCATCCTGACGCACTTTGCCAATCATCAAGCCGATGTGCTGGTCGGCACGCAAATGCTGGCGAAGGGATTGGATCTGCCGCTGGTCACGCTGGTGGGAATTGTTCTTGCGGATGTGGGCTTGAATTTACCCGATCCATTTGCGAGTGAAAAGGTCTTCCAAACGCTGACGCAGGTGGCGGGACGGGCAGGTCGCTCCGCGCGCGGAGGCAAGGTCGTTTTGCAGACGTTCATGCCCGAGCATTATGCTGTTCAATTTGCGGCGGGACATGATGTGGACGGCTTCCATCAGCGCGAGTTGGAATATCGCCGTCAGTTGGGGTATCCGCCGTTCGCAAAACTGGCGCGGCTGGAATATCGGGATGCGGATCCGCTCAAGGCGGAGGCGGAAGCTCACAAACTGGCTGACAGGCTCAAGGTCAGGTTGGAGGCGGAAGGTCGCCGTCAAACCGAAATAATCGGACCTGTCCCGTGTTTCTTTGCAAAGGAAAACGGCGAACACCGCTGGCAGATCATCTTGCGCGGACCTGACCCCGCCTCAATATTAAGAGATGCGCGATTCGCCGATTGGCGCGTCGAGATCGACCCGATAAGTTTGCTATAA
- a CDS encoding phosphoribosyltransferase family protein, whose protein sequence is MKPEPRRREIVSWEEVNKLIDHLIPQFRREFTAMVMITRGGIIPGGMLAEAMDITHILTAAVDFPAQTESEKSAKFMAWPEFIQFPADDKLRGRPTLIVDDVWGSGRTITAVKNRVSAAGGFPETCVMHFNPYRNLFGSVRPDYYAATTDAFIVYPWEIDRGADQVLLGEI, encoded by the coding sequence ATGAAACCTGAACCCCGCCGTCGAGAGATCGTATCCTGGGAGGAGGTCAACAAGTTGATCGACCACCTGATCCCGCAGTTCCGCCGCGAATTTACCGCGATGGTCATGATCACGCGCGGCGGAATCATCCCCGGCGGGATGCTGGCGGAGGCAATGGACATCACCCACATCCTGACAGCCGCCGTTGATTTCCCCGCCCAGACCGAAAGCGAAAAGTCCGCAAAATTCATGGCATGGCCCGAGTTCATCCAATTCCCCGCCGATGACAAACTGCGCGGACGCCCGACGCTGATCGTCGATGATGTCTGGGGATCGGGACGCACGATCACGGCGGTCAAAAATCGCGTCTCCGCCGCGGGCGGATTCCCTGAAACCTGTGTGATGCACTTCAACCCGTACCGCAACCTGTTCGGGAGCGTCCGCCCGGATTATTATGCCGCAACCACAGACGCGTTCATCGTCTATCCGTGGGAGATCGACCGCGGCGCGGATCAAGTCCTGCTCGGCGAAATCTAA